DNA from Chloroflexota bacterium:
ACGACGGTGTGGTGAATGTCATCGACATCATGCTGGTGGCAGCCCATTGGAACGAGTAGGAACACGACAATTGGCAACTGACAATTAGCTGGGGTATCATTGGTGACAGTTGCAACGAACGGAATCTGCAAACGAATACACCCTTATTTAAGGAGGAACATAAAAACACCATGACCATTATTGCCAATGTCGTTGCCCGGGAGGTTCTTGACTCTCGAGGCAATCCGACCGTCGAGGTAGACGTCGAACTGTTGACCGGTGATGTCGGCCGGGCGATCGTGCCCTCAGGAGCATCCACCGGTGTGCACGAGGCCCACGAACTTCGCGATGGCGACAAGGAGCGCTATGGCGGCAAAGGTGTTCTGAAGGCTGTCGAAAATGTCAACGACCGGATCGCCGAAGAGCTGGTCGGCTGGGATGCCAGGGATCAGGTCGGCATCGATAAGATGCTCATCGAGCTGGACGGCACCCCCAACAAGAGCAACCTGGGAGCCAACGCCATCCTGGCAGTCTCCCTGGCAACCGCCAAAGCAGCGGCCTTTGCCCTGGAACTGCCTCTCTATCGCTACCTCGGCGGCGTGTCCGCCAGAACGCTGCCCGTGCCAATGATGAACATTCTCAACGGCGGGAAACATGCCCAGGATAGCACCGACCTGCAGGAATTCATGGTGATGCCAGTTGGCGCCCCCAGCTTCCGTGAGGCGCTGCGCTGGGGTGCAGAGACCTATCACAGCCTGAAGAAAGTCCTGAAAGACAAGGGCCTCGGCACCAACGTGGGCGACGAGGGTGGTTTCGCCCCCAGCCTGCCCTCCAACGCCGCCGCCATCGAGGTAATCCTCAAGGCCATCGAAACGGCTGGATATCGGCCCGGCGAGGACATCTGGATCGCCCTGGACCCCGCCGCCAGCGAGATCTACGACGCAGAGCGACAGGTTTACATGCTGACCAAAGAGGGTGTGGAACTGGACGGCAAGGGCATGGCCGAGTTCCTGGCCGAGTGGGCCAACAAGTACCCCATCATCTCCATCGAAGATGGCCTGGCCGAGGACGACTGGGACAACTGGGCCTGGCTGACCGCAGCCGTGGGCGATAAGGTCCAGATCGTCGGCGACGACCTGCTGGTGACCAACGTAACACGCATTGAACGGGCTATCGAGCAGAACACCTGTAACTCGTTGCTATGCAAGGTGAATCAGATCGGAAGCCTGACCGAGTCGATCGCCGCGGTGGACATGAGCCATCGGGCCGGCTGGAGCGTGGTGGTTTCCCACCGTTCCGGCGAAAGCGAAGACGCTACCATCGCAGATCTGGTAGTGGCCCTCAACACCGGTCAGATCAAGACCGGCGCCCCTGCTCGATCAGATCGGGTCGCCAAGTACAACCAGCTGCTGCGAATCGAAGAGCAACTGGGCGATGATGCCATCTATCCCGGCATGGCTGCCTTCAAAGTTAAGCGCTGAGCAGACTCAGCCACA
Protein-coding regions in this window:
- the eno gene encoding phosphopyruvate hydratase, which produces MTIIANVVAREVLDSRGNPTVEVDVELLTGDVGRAIVPSGASTGVHEAHELRDGDKERYGGKGVLKAVENVNDRIAEELVGWDARDQVGIDKMLIELDGTPNKSNLGANAILAVSLATAKAAAFALELPLYRYLGGVSARTLPVPMMNILNGGKHAQDSTDLQEFMVMPVGAPSFREALRWGAETYHSLKKVLKDKGLGTNVGDEGGFAPSLPSNAAAIEVILKAIETAGYRPGEDIWIALDPAASEIYDAERQVYMLTKEGVELDGKGMAEFLAEWANKYPIISIEDGLAEDDWDNWAWLTAAVGDKVQIVGDDLLVTNVTRIERAIEQNTCNSLLCKVNQIGSLTESIAAVDMSHRAGWSVVVSHRSGESEDATIADLVVALNTGQIKTGAPARSDRVAKYNQLLRIEEQLGDDAIYPGMAAFKVKR